One window of Gloeothece citriformis PCC 7424 genomic DNA carries:
- a CDS encoding pentapeptide repeat-containing protein: MKISVIIITAVWTTLGVISPVKSENLNDLRQFLATKQCQECDLSGAGLVLANLAGADLRGANLAGANLSQANLSGANLAGANLSGASFNGANLSGANLRGAIVNGTDFRNVYFINADLTGVMLNNAYLQGAVGIPDYAGNPEMFYGWGLVENKQGNYKSAIEYYNRAIYLNPKYAEAYLARSMASYRLGNTTGATQDAQAASQLFEEQQNPAGYQAAENFLQGMQAMAERQSKPPSGSTGGIERVIQSVGSILLQFFLY; the protein is encoded by the coding sequence ATGAAAATAAGTGTCATTATTATCACAGCAGTATGGACAACCTTGGGGGTAATCTCCCCTGTTAAGTCAGAAAATCTCAATGACTTGCGCCAGTTTTTAGCCACAAAACAATGTCAGGAGTGTGATTTAAGCGGAGCCGGGTTAGTTTTAGCCAATTTAGCCGGGGCTGATTTAAGAGGAGCGAATTTAGCCGGAGCGAATTTATCCCAAGCGAATTTAAGCGGAGCGAATTTAGCCGGAGCGAATTTAAGCGGAGCTTCTTTTAATGGAGCGAATTTAAGCGGAGCAAATCTGAGGGGAGCAATTGTCAACGGAACAGATTTTAGAAACGTTTATTTTATCAACGCCGACTTAACCGGAGTGATGTTAAATAACGCTTACCTACAGGGAGCAGTAGGAATTCCTGATTATGCCGGCAATCCAGAAATGTTTTATGGTTGGGGATTGGTAGAAAATAAACAAGGAAACTATAAATCTGCCATTGAATATTACAACCGAGCCATTTATTTAAATCCGAAATATGCCGAAGCTTATTTAGCGCGGAGTATGGCTTCTTACCGTTTAGGGAATACAACCGGAGCCACCCAAGATGCTCAAGCCGCCTCCCAACTCTTTGAGGAGCAACAAAACCCCGCCGGGTATCAAGCGGCAGAAAATTTTCTTCAAGGAATGCAAGCGATGGCAGAAAGACAAAGTAAACCCCCCAGTGGTAGCACAGGCGGAATAGAAAGAGTTATTCAAAGCGTTGGCTCAATTCTTTTACAATTTTTCTTGTATTAA
- a CDS encoding AAA-like domain-containing protein: MKPKGWDEFLKQIAHDYDLHGKLKEIFLVRFAYENWRKPDKEVWELAQAASHETYKKQMTEVYSYFASDKPNGCPEIKPGSKGPGKFQILREWFKDIKYSEWKTAASIPINNGIPKIEVQMPLKWDSPVYIPRPPIETDCCQEILKPGALIRIKAPEKMGKTSLIKLILNHADTYGCRSVYLNLREAEGAMFTTLDKFLRWFCANISRELGLKPMLDDYWDEELFGSLVSCKTYFQGYLLEQLDTPLTLGLDNLDRVFEYPEIAQDFLPMLRYWHEEANNSEIWQNLRLVIANSTEVYIQLDANQSPFNVGKQIKLPGFNLEQIQTLASYYQLEKNDEPQMQEFLETLNDMVGGHPYLIRLAFDALCATNLSKEQLLQEAPTQGGIYGFHLRRHWDNLQKQPELAQGMKTVVNSHEGVQLEPTLAYKLESMGLVSLEGDLVKPSCELYQRYFSDNL, translated from the coding sequence ATGAAACCAAAAGGCTGGGATGAATTTCTCAAACAGATTGCACATGACTATGATTTGCATGGGAAACTAAAAGAAATCTTTTTAGTGCGTTTTGCTTATGAAAACTGGCGTAAACCCGACAAAGAAGTGTGGGAATTAGCGCAAGCTGCCAGTCACGAAACCTATAAAAAGCAAATGACAGAAGTGTATAGCTATTTTGCCAGCGATAAACCCAACGGTTGCCCAGAAATTAAACCAGGGAGTAAAGGGCCGGGAAAATTTCAAATTTTGCGAGAATGGTTTAAAGATATTAAATATTCTGAATGGAAAACCGCAGCTAGTATTCCGATTAATAACGGTATTCCCAAAATAGAGGTGCAGATGCCCTTAAAATGGGATTCTCCCGTATATATTCCTCGTCCTCCCATAGAAACAGATTGCTGTCAAGAAATTTTAAAACCCGGTGCCCTCATTCGCATCAAAGCCCCGGAAAAAATGGGAAAAACCTCCTTAATTAAACTCATCCTTAACCATGCAGATACCTATGGCTGTCGGAGTGTGTATTTAAATTTACGAGAAGCCGAAGGAGCAATGTTCACCACATTAGATAAATTCTTGCGGTGGTTTTGTGCCAATATCAGTCGGGAATTAGGACTCAAACCGATGTTAGATGATTATTGGGATGAAGAACTTTTTGGGAGTTTAGTCAGTTGTAAAACCTATTTTCAAGGCTATTTATTAGAACAATTAGACACCCCTTTAACCTTGGGATTAGATAACTTAGACCGGGTTTTTGAATATCCGGAAATTGCCCAAGACTTTTTACCTATGTTGCGTTACTGGCATGAAGAAGCGAATAACTCAGAAATTTGGCAAAACTTACGGTTAGTGATTGCTAATTCCACAGAAGTTTATATCCAATTAGATGCTAATCAGTCTCCATTTAATGTGGGAAAACAAATAAAATTACCCGGATTTAATTTAGAACAAATCCAAACCCTAGCCAGTTATTATCAATTAGAAAAAAACGATGAGCCTCAGATGCAAGAATTTCTAGAAACCTTAAATGACATGGTAGGAGGACATCCCTATTTAATCCGATTGGCCTTTGATGCGTTATGTGCTACAAATTTAAGTAAGGAACAGTTATTACAAGAAGCACCCACCCAAGGGGGAATATATGGCTTTCACTTGCGTCGGCATTGGGATAATTTACAAAAACAACCCGAATTAGCCCAAGGGATGAAAACTGTTGTTAATAGTCATGAAGGAGTGCAGTTAGAACCCACTTTAGCCTATAAACTAGAGAGTATGGGGCTAGTCAGTCTAGAAGGGGATCTAGTTAAACCCAGTTGTGAATTATATCAGCGATACTTTAGCGATAACCTGTAA
- the lepB gene encoding signal peptidase I — MTKITKISLKQPNQPVVYSPVRENPYKDPWLAVNLSMFFPGLGQVYGGKWGRGLIWISIELSLIIYGLIAIFSPKGNLLSGLICLLVSLGIYLINLLDAHLCIYYQYQDQKLEKIPRKHKNPWFAVFVSRVLPGLGQLYNQQSVIGLILLSASLIFLKLESFYSSLLVIPPTLAAIATYHAYIAFPYPKKKYHFSYRSIVAIMVGIIFGWGLIYNYIPQWIDQKIELFIIPSNSMEPTLQIGDRFFVSESQTYRPQRGDIVVFSPSETIKELDPEVAEFYVKRVIGKPWEKVQINNGIVYINDQPLKETYLAETANYQLDPVIIPPNHYFVLGDNRNNSFDSHVWGFLPREVIFGQGYKIYWPINRVRSLISD; from the coding sequence ATGACAAAAATAACAAAAATATCTTTAAAACAACCTAATCAGCCAGTGGTGTATTCTCCGGTTAGGGAAAACCCCTATAAAGATCCCTGGTTAGCCGTTAATCTTTCCATGTTTTTTCCCGGACTGGGACAAGTCTATGGAGGAAAATGGGGGCGTGGATTAATATGGATAAGTATAGAATTAAGCTTAATTATCTATGGATTGATTGCCATTTTTAGTCCTAAAGGAAATCTTTTAAGTGGATTAATTTGTCTGTTAGTGAGTTTAGGAATTTACTTAATTAATCTTCTTGATGCTCATCTGTGTATCTATTATCAGTATCAAGATCAAAAATTAGAAAAAATTCCCCGAAAGCATAAAAATCCTTGGTTTGCGGTATTTGTGTCGAGAGTTTTACCCGGTTTAGGGCAGTTATATAATCAACAATCGGTAATCGGTCTAATACTTTTATCTGCATCTTTAATTTTTTTAAAACTAGAAAGTTTTTACTCCAGTTTATTAGTAATTCCCCCTACTTTAGCAGCGATCGCCACTTATCATGCTTATATTGCTTTTCCTTATCCTAAAAAGAAATATCATTTTTCTTATCGCTCTATAGTAGCGATTATGGTAGGAATAATATTTGGATGGGGACTAATTTATAATTATATTCCCCAATGGATCGATCAAAAGATTGAATTATTTATTATTCCGAGTAACTCAATGGAACCCACATTACAGATAGGCGATCGTTTTTTTGTATCTGAATCTCAAACTTACCGACCACAAAGAGGAGATATCGTTGTTTTTAGTCCTTCTGAGACAATCAAAGAATTAGATCCTGAAGTAGCAGAATTTTATGTTAAACGGGTGATTGGGAAACCTTGGGAAAAAGTGCAGATAAATAATGGTATTGTTTATATTAACGATCAGCCTTTAAAAGAAACCTATCTTGCCGAGACTGCTAATTATCAATTAGATCCTGTAATTATCCCACCCAATCACTATTTTGTGTTAGGAGATAATCGCAACAACAGTTTTGACTCTCATGTTTGGGGATTCTTGCCTAGAGAAGTTATTTTTGGTCAAGGATATAAAATTTATTGGCCGATTAATCGAGTAAGATCATTAATTAGTGATTAG
- the larB gene encoding nickel pincer cofactor biosynthesis protein LarB, translating into MTQPETLKILLEAIAKGEISPDKALEQLKHLSFEPVEEFAKIDHHRQLRTGFPEVIWGPGKTPDQIAQIMIKMKERSPVVMATRIEPEIAEELEEKIPGLIYYPVARICTLKTGQIPLKSPGMISILTAGTADIPVAEEAAITGELCGFEVLRLWDVGVAGIHRLLSHRQLISQADVLIVVAGMEGALPSVVAGMADCPVIAVPTSIGYGVSFGGVAPLLTMLNSCATGIGVVNIDNGFGAAILAGQILRSAEKIAKKINPLQ; encoded by the coding sequence ATGACTCAACCTGAAACCTTAAAGATTCTTTTAGAAGCGATTGCCAAAGGAGAAATTAGCCCGGACAAAGCCTTAGAACAACTGAAACATCTCAGTTTTGAACCCGTTGAAGAATTTGCCAAAATTGACCATCATCGGCAATTAAGAACAGGTTTTCCGGAAGTCATTTGGGGGCCAGGGAAAACACCAGACCAAATCGCCCAAATCATGATAAAAATGAAAGAGCGATCGCCGGTAGTGATGGCGACTCGGATAGAACCTGAAATAGCCGAGGAATTAGAAGAAAAAATCCCCGGATTAATATATTACCCTGTCGCGCGAATTTGTACCCTTAAAACCGGCCAAATACCCCTAAAATCCCCAGGAATGATCTCGATATTAACAGCAGGGACAGCAGACATACCCGTCGCAGAAGAAGCCGCCATAACAGGGGAATTATGTGGGTTTGAGGTATTGAGGCTATGGGATGTAGGAGTAGCGGGAATACATCGCCTATTAAGTCATCGTCAGTTAATCTCTCAAGCCGATGTGTTAATCGTCGTAGCCGGAATGGAAGGAGCATTACCCAGTGTTGTAGCGGGTATGGCAGACTGTCCAGTGATAGCCGTCCCCACCAGCATCGGGTATGGAGTCAGTTTTGGGGGAGTCGCTCCCCTATTGACAATGTTAAATTCATGTGCTACAGGAATCGGAGTCGTTAACATAGATAACGGTTTTGGGGCAGCAATCTTAGCCGGACAAATCCTTCGCAGTGCTGAAAAAATAGCCAAAAAAATCAACCCCCTCCAATAA
- a CDS encoding class I SAM-dependent methyltransferase translates to MTNIVEKIRQQFDSGPYPRIAIDQSPKNDISQLYVHNLTTATYRRNKQIVDPSNKLILDVACGTGFTTLCLAEANPGAKIIGVDISEESVKLARERLSYHGFNEIEFYCMSLEDLPSLGLEFDYINAEEVLYILPDIVKGLVSMKTVLKPAGIIRTNLHSYYQRLCFYQAQTIFKMMGLMDENPAEMEVDIVRDFFKALKDRVQLKTLCWKPHLEKQEQYYMMNFLFQGDTGFTIPQLFNFLEASDLEFISMVNWRQWNLLELFQDPENLPTFLALTLPEASIEEQLHLYELINPNHRLLDFWCGHPLSTEEISSPEDWTKEEWQTVKVYVHPQVKTEIMQEAILEAIKNLQPFELGKYWPPIKRDTLVDNSLLACLLPPLLDSPKPFNFLVKHWQTLHPIDPLTLNPTTDEEAFNLIRQFLINQEKFDYILLEKGTTSP, encoded by the coding sequence ATGACAAACATAGTAGAAAAAATCCGTCAGCAATTTGACAGCGGCCCTTATCCAAGAATTGCCATCGATCAAAGCCCTAAAAACGATATAAGTCAACTGTACGTACATAATCTTACCACAGCCACTTATCGAAGAAATAAACAGATAGTCGACCCATCAAATAAATTAATATTAGATGTCGCCTGTGGAACTGGATTTACCACCTTATGTTTAGCCGAAGCCAATCCGGGAGCGAAAATTATTGGGGTTGATATTTCTGAAGAATCCGTAAAACTAGCCAGAGAAAGACTCAGTTATCACGGATTTAATGAGATTGAATTTTATTGTATGTCCTTAGAAGACTTACCCAGCTTAGGACTAGAATTTGATTATATTAATGCCGAAGAAGTTTTATATATTTTACCCGATATAGTGAAAGGGTTAGTCTCGATGAAAACGGTATTAAAGCCGGCAGGAATCATTAGGACTAATCTGCACAGTTACTATCAAAGGCTCTGTTTTTATCAGGCACAAACAATCTTTAAAATGATGGGATTAATGGATGAAAATCCCGCCGAAATGGAAGTAGATATTGTTCGGGACTTTTTTAAAGCCTTAAAAGACCGAGTCCAACTAAAAACCTTATGTTGGAAACCTCACCTAGAAAAACAAGAACAATATTATATGATGAACTTCTTATTTCAAGGAGATACAGGATTCACCATTCCTCAGTTATTTAACTTTTTAGAAGCCTCTGACTTAGAATTTATTAGTATGGTCAATTGGAGGCAATGGAATCTTTTAGAACTCTTTCAAGATCCCGAAAATTTACCGACATTTTTAGCCCTAACCTTACCAGAAGCGAGTATAGAAGAACAACTCCATCTTTATGAACTCATCAACCCTAATCATAGATTATTAGACTTTTGGTGTGGTCATCCTTTATCAACAGAAGAAATTTCCTCCCCCGAAGACTGGACAAAAGAGGAATGGCAAACCGTAAAAGTTTATGTACATCCTCAAGTCAAAACAGAAATTATGCAAGAAGCCATATTAGAAGCCATCAAAAACTTACAACCCTTTGAACTGGGAAAATATTGGCCGCCGATTAAACGAGATACTTTAGTCGATAATAGTTTACTAGCTTGCCTATTACCCCCCTTATTAGACTCCCCTAAACCCTTTAATTTCCTAGTCAAACATTGGCAAACCTTACATCCAATTGATCCCCTAACCTTAAACCCTACCACTGATGAAGAAGCCTTTAATCTGATTCGCCAATTCCTAATTAACCAAGAAAAATTCGATTATATCTTATTAGAAAAAGGCACAACCTCTCCGTAA